One window from the genome of Nicotiana tomentosiformis chromosome 5, ASM39032v3, whole genome shotgun sequence encodes:
- the LOC138892054 gene encoding uncharacterized protein — MAPFEALYGRQYRSPIEWFKPGEAKLYSTDLVKDTLEKVKLIEEQLCTTQSIQKSNTDQMARDLLFMVGEKVLLKVSPMKGIMKFGKKGKLSPRFIGPFELLRSHVLDYNMVKLDESLGNEEEPVAIVDRHVC; from the exons atggctccatttgaggctttatatggtcggcaataTCGTTCTCCCATCGAATGGTTtaagcccggtgaggctaagttatatagcaccgatttagtgaaggataccttggagaaggtaaagttgattgaGGAGCAGCTTTGCACAACACAGTCCATACAGAAGAGTAACACGGATCAGATGGCACGTGATTTAttatttatggtaggcgagaaggttctcttgaaagtctcgccgatgaagggtatcatgaagttcgggaagaagggcaagttgagcccaaggtttattggcccatttgaatTGTTgag gtcacatgtgttagattacaaCATGGTTAagctagatgagagtttgggtaatgaggaggagccagttgctattgttgaCAGGCATGTTTgctag